A window of the Butyricimonas faecalis genome harbors these coding sequences:
- a CDS encoding RNA polymerase sigma factor, with amino-acid sequence MRGKQRHTIHFSRGKSFSVDELYDCFYDELVLWADTILNDMGEAEDLVQDFFVRLWEKKLNENLEGERVRSYLYVSVRNMAIRKVKDQSRLRRIPDISVVERVWEDEEVMHDEMIDQVLKALEALPPRSREVLECVHLKNMKYAEVAELLGISVATVKTLLVRSLKTLRGLVSDTALLLLLVYREDGGKHSNVGMFNKKFI; translated from the coding sequence GTGCGAGGGAAACAGAGGCATACGATTCATTTTTCTAGGGGAAAATCTTTCTCTGTGGATGAGTTGTATGACTGTTTTTACGATGAATTGGTTTTGTGGGCTGATACCATATTGAATGATATGGGGGAGGCAGAGGATTTGGTACAGGATTTCTTCGTGCGGTTGTGGGAGAAAAAATTGAACGAGAATCTGGAGGGAGAGCGGGTAAGGTCGTACTTGTATGTTTCCGTGAGAAATATGGCTATCCGGAAAGTAAAAGATCAGAGTCGGCTTCGGAGGATTCCGGATATATCAGTCGTGGAAAGAGTGTGGGAGGACGAAGAGGTAATGCACGATGAAATGATAGATCAAGTGTTGAAAGCCCTTGAGGCGTTGCCTCCCAGAAGCAGGGAGGTGTTGGAATGCGTGCATTTGAAAAACATGAAATATGCCGAAGTGGCAGAATTATTGGGAATTTCGGTGGCTACGGTAAAAACATTGCTGGTGCGTAGTTTGAAGACATTGAGAGGTCTTGTTTCAGATACAGCTTTGTTGTTGTTGCTTGTTTATAGGGAAGACGGCGGTAAGCATTCGAATGTAGGAATGTTCAATAAAAAGTTCATTTGA